The Caldanaerovirga acetigignens genome segment TAGTAAGTATACGGGAGATAACAGCCCGGAACAAACCAGTAAACATAGCCGAACGCATAGGACGCCTAAATACCTAGCGTATTCAAGGACCTGGATGGCTGGATACGCTGGAGGCTGCGCATGTGCCTTTGGAAGCAGTGGAATCGGGTACGTACGAGGTATCGTGAACTTAGGGCACTGGGGTTGCTGGAGCGAGTAGTGCACGAATTTGCCAATGCACGGAGAGGGCCATGGCGGATTGCTCGCGGGCCAATGAATAGAGCCCTGGGCAACGCCTACTGGCAACCCCAGGGCCTGACGAGCCTGACCGAACGCTATCAGAGGCTTCGTAAAGCTTGATGAACTGCCGGATGCGGACCCGCATGTCCGGTGGTGTGAGGGGACGGGGGTTAGTCACCCCCTCCTACTCGATATGTGTGCGCTCGGCATGGGATAAAACTTGGTGGTAGGGCTTTTTTCATGCTATCCTGCAGGAACACGTTTTTCCTTTCAGTGCGATGCCTACTTTCACGATATCCTTAATTCCCCTGTCCCTCAAATCCGCCTCGTATTTTTTGCTTTCTATCTGCTCTAAGGCCTTTTGCGCGTCTTTTGCAGGGTCGCCTTCCGATACCTT includes the following:
- a CDS encoding PD-(D/E)XK nuclease domain-containing protein translates to KVSEGDPAKDAQKALEQIESKKYEADLRDRGIKDIVKVGIALKGKTCSCRIA